A genomic window from Centroberyx gerrardi isolate f3 chromosome 14, fCenGer3.hap1.cur.20231027, whole genome shotgun sequence includes:
- the LOC139928297 gene encoding putative G-protein coupled receptor 139, with the protein MSIPSDGEEEKASTMLLTVREDMSLQKKHWMVTLQEVFYPALATVGIPSNIITFLIIWRRNCMLSRSSTFYLMAISVADNLVLVFIVVLELSVEYHQQEPFWSHEPWCSLRDVFNYGAYNASTWLVVVFTVERFVAIHTWRIKTKVCTPRCAAWTIAAVFLLSHFFAVPHYWSNVSVYKNNQTRCTLQAYILPFLLILMLNGLMLRQISLSNRVHVNADLPSRVYKVSPLLRSRKRKSVVLLVTVSMSFVLLSVTRAITQIVLRTTHLYGMDRNDYNLQINIAADTGTMLSLSNAAANMYLYVCTQSRFRQEFLACVRQVCFHCKGKKS; encoded by the exons ATGAGTATACCGAGTGATGGTGAAGAGGAGAAGGCTTCCACCATGCTGCTTACAGTGCGAGAGGATATGAGCCTCCAGAAGAAGCACTGGATGGTGACCCTGCAGGAGGTTTTCTACCCTGCCCTAGCCACTGTGGGTATCCCCT CCAACATCATCACCTTCCTAATCATCTGGAGGAGGAACTGCATGCTCTCCAGGTCCAGCACCTTCTATCTGATGGCCATCTCTGTGGCCGACAACCTGGTGCTGGTCTTCATTGTCGTTCTCGAGCTTTCTGTCGAGTACCACCAACAGGAGCCGTTTTGGAGCCACGAGCCGTGGTGCAGCCTGAGGGATGTGTTCAACTACGGAGCCTACAACGCCTCAACCTGGCTGGTGGTCGTGTTTACCGTGGAGCGCTTCGTCGCCATCCACACCTGGAGGATCAAGACCAAAGTCTGCACCCCAAGATGTGCAGCGTGGACTATCGCTGCCGTCTTCCTCCTCAGTCACTTCTTTGCCGTTCCTCACTACTGGTCCAACGTCTCAGTCTACAAGAACAACCAGACCAGATGT ACGCTGCAGGCCTACATTTTgcccttcctcctcatcctcatgcTCAATGGGCTGATGCTGCGCCAGATCTCCCTCAGTAATCGGGTTCACGTCAATGCAGATTTGCCCTCCAGGGTCTACAAGGTCTCGCCCCTGCTGCGCTCCAGGAAGAGGAAATCTGTGGTGCTTTTGGTGACCGTGTCCATGAGTTTCgtgctgctgtctgtcaccCGTGCCATAACCCAGATCGTCCTCCGCACCACGCACCTGTACGGCATGGACCGAAATGATTATAACCTCCAGATCAATATAGCGGCTGACACTGGCACCATGCTGAGCCTGAGCAACGCAGCCGCTAACATGTACCTGTATGTCTGCACCCAATCAAGGTTTCGCCAGGAGTTTTTAGCCTGTGTCAGACAGGTGTGCTTCCactgcaaaggaaaaaaatcataG